A single window of Syntrophus aciditrophicus SB DNA harbors:
- a CDS encoding GumC family protein, with translation MEKQKDFKEIVQLFKRRKKTFLVAFFSILSLAILVAYILPPVYVSKSTILIEAQQIPNEYVRTSGSSYVEERLSTITQQILSSSKLMEIINQFNLYPDSRNKSSIEEISEKMRNDIKLETISTFDLSKNTPGMSNSSRSRETTVAFRLAYEGSDPVTVQKVADGLASLYLKENIRTRSERATVTADFLDSQLAEVKKQMDDAADKLSALKSAHMGELPEQNVSVTQAIDRLSRDLDQINAQLRAAQQRKAYLIGQLASVEQYIPDRSPRETEMHPDERLDSLRNELINRQTTFTDKHPDIIRLKREIRELEKQLADARKTGSGTDIRPGKKIVNPAYTNLKTQIETATMEISSLQQQGGQVRSQLNSYQSKLYRAPMIEGDYNRLRTDYENARNKYNDLMNKLMEAKVTQGMEKAQHAERFTIIEPASFPEKPDRPNRLKIILTGLFLSLFGGIVLVAAQESLDQSIKTVDDLTRVAKSPVLSVIPFITNRKQISRSSKKGTPLNPQASAKGTT, from the coding sequence ATGGAAAAGCAGAAGGATTTTAAAGAAATCGTGCAATTATTCAAAAGACGAAAAAAAACATTTCTTGTCGCGTTCTTTTCCATTCTGTCACTGGCAATTCTTGTCGCTTACATTCTTCCACCTGTATATGTTTCGAAATCAACGATTCTTATCGAAGCACAGCAGATCCCCAATGAATATGTCCGAACTTCTGGTTCCAGTTACGTAGAGGAAAGACTGTCCACGATCACTCAGCAGATTCTCAGCAGTTCCAAACTCATGGAAATCATCAACCAGTTCAACCTCTATCCGGACAGTCGCAATAAATCCTCAATTGAAGAAATCTCCGAAAAAATGCGCAACGACATTAAACTGGAAACGATCAGCACCTTCGATCTCAGCAAAAACACTCCCGGCATGTCCAATTCTTCCCGATCAAGGGAGACCACCGTTGCCTTTCGTCTTGCCTATGAAGGCAGCGATCCCGTCACGGTGCAGAAAGTGGCCGATGGCCTGGCCTCTCTTTATTTGAAGGAAAATATCAGGACAAGGAGTGAACGGGCAACGGTTACCGCGGATTTTCTCGATTCGCAGCTTGCTGAAGTCAAAAAGCAGATGGATGATGCCGCCGATAAGCTCAGCGCATTGAAAAGCGCGCACATGGGCGAACTGCCGGAGCAGAACGTAAGTGTCACGCAGGCCATCGACCGGCTCAGTCGCGACCTCGACCAGATCAATGCCCAGCTCCGCGCCGCCCAGCAAAGAAAAGCTTACCTCATCGGCCAGTTGGCTTCCGTCGAACAATACATCCCCGACAGATCGCCACGAGAAACGGAAATGCATCCCGATGAGCGGCTGGATTCTCTTCGCAATGAACTGATCAACCGCCAGACAACCTTTACGGATAAGCATCCGGATATAATTCGCCTGAAAAGAGAAATCCGTGAACTGGAAAAACAGCTGGCCGATGCAAGAAAAACAGGGTCTGGCACGGACATTCGTCCTGGAAAGAAAATCGTCAATCCCGCCTATACCAATCTGAAAACCCAGATTGAAACGGCGACCATGGAAATTAGCTCCCTCCAACAACAGGGCGGCCAGGTCAGAAGCCAGTTGAATTCCTATCAGAGCAAGCTTTACCGTGCTCCAATGATAGAAGGGGATTATAACAGACTCCGAACAGATTACGAGAATGCCAGAAACAAGTATAACGACCTCATGAACAAGCTGATGGAGGCCAAGGTTACCCAGGGGATGGAGAAAGCACAGCATGCGGAACGCTTCACCATTATTGAACCGGCCTCTTTTCCGGAAAAACCGGATAGACCAAACCGGTTGAAAATTATCCTCACCGGCCTTTTCCTGTCTCTGTTCGGCGGTATCGTGCTTGTCGCTGCCCAGGAATCCCTGGACCAGTCCATAAAAACGGTGGATGATTTGACCAGGGTCGCCAAATCCCCGGTATTGTCCGTAATCCCTTTCATAACGAACAGGAAGCAGATCAGTCGGAGCTCAAAAAAGGGAACTCCATTGAATCCGCAAGCTTCGGCAAAGGGGACAACGTGA
- a CDS encoding polysaccharide biosynthesis tyrosine autokinase, whose amino-acid sequence MSKLQKALEKAKEARGDSLESLTLVPEVPEASDKGSVACLKRQEIPAPVYFQTRKLPVDFNQLIQNRIIPICHGNPAADRIKILRTQVLSRMTEEGKNTLLITSANPGEGKTLTAINLAISIAHEMDRTTLLVDTDLRKPSIHSYFGFEASRGLSDYLKEGTPISDLLISPGIEKLVILPGGQPMSNSSELLGSPRMEALVKELKERYPDRFIIFDSSSLLTCADALVFSRFIDGILIVVEAERTTRSDLKRTFEMLGDKPVIGTLLNKSRD is encoded by the coding sequence GTGAGCAAATTACAGAAAGCACTGGAAAAGGCCAAGGAAGCCCGGGGAGATTCCCTGGAAAGTTTGACTCTTGTTCCGGAGGTTCCCGAAGCGTCTGATAAAGGTTCTGTAGCATGCCTGAAAAGGCAGGAAATTCCCGCTCCTGTCTATTTCCAGACACGCAAACTGCCCGTGGATTTCAATCAGCTCATACAAAACCGGATCATTCCCATTTGTCATGGCAACCCGGCGGCTGACAGGATTAAGATTCTTCGCACTCAGGTTTTGAGCCGGATGACAGAAGAGGGAAAGAACACCCTTTTGATCACGAGTGCCAATCCCGGAGAAGGAAAGACGCTGACAGCCATCAATCTTGCTATCAGCATCGCCCATGAAATGGATCGAACCACCCTGCTCGTGGATACCGATCTTCGAAAACCCTCGATCCACAGCTACTTTGGTTTTGAGGCCAGTCGAGGTCTTTCCGATTATCTGAAAGAGGGCACACCAATCAGCGATCTGCTGATTTCACCCGGCATTGAAAAGCTGGTTATTCTGCCCGGCGGCCAGCCCATGTCCAACTCAAGTGAGCTTTTGGGATCGCCTCGAATGGAAGCCCTTGTCAAGGAATTGAAGGAACGTTACCCGGATCGATTCATCATTTTCGACAGTTCCTCTCTGTTGACCTGTGCGGACGCACTCGTTTTCTCACGTTTCATCGATGGGATTCTCATTGTCGTGGAAGCAGAAAGAACAACCCGGAGTGACCTGAAACGGACCTTCGAAATGCTGGGGGATAAACCGGTTATCGGAACCTTGCTCAACAAGTCCAGGGACTAA